Proteins encoded in a region of the Pocillopora verrucosa isolate sample1 chromosome 11, ASM3666991v2, whole genome shotgun sequence genome:
- the LOC131795259 gene encoding protein enabled homolog, whose translation MGDHVHVINMDWLEREIVMEEQLERGREEQREREEQTKREEQRRGEERIKRDERRKREREWKAQQEREKRLGRKRERRQEMRGVEWERRRVGVAAKKGPGMILTREEIREEFVVTSVEGLATYVPNTRRDAARLCLTISKKSNRQIKQRKR comes from the exons ATGGGGGACCACGTG CATGTCATTAACATGGACTGGCTGGAACGAGAAATAGTTATGGAAGAGCAGctggaaagaggaagagaagaacaaagagaaagagaggagCAAACGAAAAGAGAGGAACAAAGAAGGGGAGAAGAACGAATAAAGAGAGATgaacgaagaaaaagagaaagggaatGGAAAGCGCAACAGGAGAGGGAAAAAAGgttaggaagaaaaagagagagacgtCAAGAGATGAGAGGCGTGGAGTGGGAGAGAAGAAGAGTGGGTGTAGCGGCAAAGAAAGGGCCCGGAATGATATTGACAAGGGAAGAGATAAGAGAAGAG TTCGTTGTCACAAGTGTAGAGGGTTTGGCCACATACGTGCCCAATACCCGACGAGACGCGGCCCGGTTGTGCCTCACCATCAGCAAGAAAAGCAACCGGCAGATCAAGCAAAGGAAGCGATAG
- the LOC136284110 gene encoding uncharacterized protein has translation MEALTSELDVQLKLLKFTQGKTKAIVEKANREGIERHRDALRAVVKKVESVKTKIEQAKLESGVQVDELTKWSAAVEAQQETADEEITHLSERLVQMNYKTRMQAKESEEELAERYRQKQLVFERTQLEMRLTYEKKIEETKQAKTTEPTSTQAVKTAKLPKLVITKFRGDLTGWPRFWSQFETEIDKTEIAGVTKYSYLKELVDPKIRTEIDGLPFSSEGYERAKNILIRKYGQTSEVVNAYVENIMSLPTIGGTQPARIHDF, from the coding sequence ATGGAGGCGTTGACCTCGGAGTTGGATGTGCAACTAAAGCTACTCAAGTTTACCCAAGGGAAGACCAAAGCAATCGTCGAGAAAGCGAACAGGGAAGGAATAGAACGGCATCGGGATGCTCTGCGAGCAGTCGTGAAAAAGGTCGAaagtgtaaaaacaaaaatcgaGCAAGCGAAACTGGAAAGTGGCGTTCAGGTCGACGAGCTAACAAAATGGAGCGCCGCAGTTGAAGCACAACAAGAAACTGCTGACGAGGAGATCACGCATTTATCGGAAAGACTCGTTCAAATGAATTATAAGACAAGGATGCAAGCGAAGGAAAGCGAAGAGGAGCTGGCAGAGCGATATCGACAAAAGCAGCTTGTGTTTGAACGTACACAACTGGAGATGAGGTTAACATATGAGAAGAAAATCGAGGAGACAAAACAAGCGAAGACCACGGAACCGACCTCGACTCAAGCCGTGAAGACAGCTAAACTTCCTAAGCTGGTCATTACAAAGTTTAGAGGGGATTTAACAGGTTGGCCCCGGTTCTGGAGTCAGTTTGAAACCGAGATCGACAAGACAGAAATAGCTGGCGTGACGAAGTACTCCTACTTAAAGGAACTCGTAGATCCGAAGATACGAACGGAAATCGACGGCTTGCCCTTTTCATCAGAGGGATACGAGCGTGCGAAGAACATCCTGATAAGAAAGTATGGCCAAACAAGCGAGGTCGTGAACGCCTACGTGGAAAACATTATGTCTTTGCCTACAATTGGTGGAACACAGCCAGCCAGAATCCACGATTTCTAA